The following proteins are encoded in a genomic region of Shinella zoogloeoides:
- the cobA gene encoding uroporphyrinogen-III C-methyltransferase: MHALFSALPPMERGTVWLVGAGPGDPGLLTLHAANALQQADVVVHDALVNAECLSLARPGAVLEFAGKRGGKPSHRQRDISLRLVELARAGHRVLRLKGGDPFVFGRGGEEALTLVEHGIPFRIVPGITAGIGGLAYAGIPVTHREVNHAVTFLTGHDSSGLVPDRINWEGIAKGSPVIVMYMAMKHIGQIAANLVAGGRSPDEPVAFVCNAATSEQAVLETTLARAEADVAAAGIEPPAIVVVGEVVRLRSSLDWIGALTAGRRLAPDPFGSRERKDPA, encoded by the coding sequence ATGCACGCCCTGTTCTCCGCCCTCCCGCCGATGGAAAGAGGCACCGTCTGGCTCGTCGGCGCGGGGCCCGGCGATCCGGGCCTCCTGACGCTCCATGCCGCCAATGCGCTGCAGCAGGCCGATGTCGTCGTGCATGATGCGCTGGTCAATGCCGAGTGCCTGTCGCTGGCGCGTCCCGGCGCCGTGCTGGAATTTGCCGGAAAGCGCGGCGGCAAGCCCTCACACAGGCAGCGGGACATTTCGCTGCGGCTCGTCGAGCTCGCCCGCGCCGGCCATCGCGTGCTGCGGCTGAAGGGCGGCGATCCCTTCGTCTTCGGGCGCGGCGGGGAGGAGGCGCTGACGCTGGTCGAGCACGGTATTCCCTTCCGCATCGTGCCGGGCATCACGGCGGGTATCGGCGGGCTTGCCTATGCCGGCATTCCGGTGACGCACCGCGAGGTCAACCATGCCGTCACCTTCCTCACGGGGCACGATTCCTCCGGGCTCGTGCCGGATCGTATCAATTGGGAGGGCATCGCCAAGGGGTCTCCCGTCATCGTCATGTACATGGCGATGAAGCATATCGGCCAGATCGCCGCCAATCTCGTCGCCGGCGGGCGCTCGCCGGACGAGCCGGTCGCCTTCGTCTGCAATGCGGCGACGAGCGAGCAGGCAGTGCTGGAGACGACGCTCGCCCGCGCGGAGGCGGATGTCGCCGCCGCCGGCATCGAGCCGCCCGCCATCGTAGTGGTGGGCGAGGTCGTGCGCCTTCGCTCCTCGCTCGACTGGATCGGCGCGCTGACTGCCGGCCGCAGGCTCGCGCCCGACCCCTTCGGCTCGCGCGAAAGGAAGGATCCGGCATGA
- a CDS encoding cobalamin biosynthesis protein produces the protein MSAEAPSPDTGRRPLVLGLGCERGTPPGELVDLAISIVTRPEDVAFVATLDMRAEEPAMQAVARHFSVPLVTFSAARLETETPRLANPSDLVFAHAGCHGVAEAAALAQAGAGGRLVVEKTKSAHATAAVAESFQALAAVSSQGDSMSSHFDSSREHI, from the coding sequence ATGAGCGCCGAGGCCCCATCACCCGACACCGGACGACGACCGCTCGTTCTCGGCCTTGGCTGCGAGCGCGGAACGCCGCCGGGCGAACTCGTCGATCTCGCCATTTCCATCGTGACCCGCCCGGAGGATGTCGCCTTCGTCGCGACGCTGGACATGCGCGCCGAGGAGCCGGCCATGCAGGCCGTCGCGCGGCACTTCTCCGTGCCGCTCGTGACCTTCTCCGCCGCACGCCTCGAAACCGAAACGCCGCGGCTTGCCAATCCGTCTGACCTCGTCTTCGCCCATGCGGGCTGCCACGGCGTTGCCGAGGCGGCGGCGCTGGCGCAGGCAGGTGCGGGCGGGCGGCTGGTCGTGGAGAAGACGAAATCCGCCCATGCCACGGCAGCGGTGGCTGAATCCTTTCAAGCCCTTGCCGCCGTTTCCTCGCAAGGCGATTCCATGTCCTCGCATTTCGATTCAAGCCGGGAGCACATCTGA
- a CDS encoding TSUP family transporter: MADIALHLLVFLFFAAFLAGFIDSIAGGGGMITIPAMLLAGIPPLETLGTNKLQSLFGSGSATLAYARAGHVRLTEQLPMAALSAFGAVFGALLATVVPGDVLKAILPFLLVAIAVYFGLKPNIGDVDKHRRMSVFLFTVTIVPAIGFYDGVFGPGTGSFFMLAFVTLAGFGVLKATAHTKLLNFGSNVGAFAVFLLYGVVLWKVGLVMGAGQFLGAQAGSRVAMKSGAKIIKPLLVVTSIALAIRLMADPSHPLRVWLGW, from the coding sequence GTGGCCGATATCGCCCTCCACCTTCTCGTCTTCCTGTTCTTCGCCGCCTTCCTCGCCGGCTTCATCGATTCGATTGCCGGCGGCGGCGGCATGATCACCATTCCAGCCATGCTGCTCGCCGGCATTCCGCCGCTGGAAACGCTCGGTACCAACAAGTTGCAATCGCTCTTCGGCTCGGGATCGGCGACGCTCGCCTATGCGCGCGCCGGCCATGTGCGGCTCACGGAGCAATTGCCGATGGCCGCGCTCTCGGCGTTCGGCGCGGTTTTCGGCGCCCTCCTGGCGACGGTGGTTCCGGGCGACGTGCTGAAGGCGATCCTGCCCTTCCTGCTGGTGGCCATCGCCGTCTACTTCGGGCTGAAGCCGAATATCGGCGACGTGGACAAGCACCGGCGCATGAGCGTCTTCCTCTTCACCGTCACCATCGTGCCGGCGATCGGCTTTTATGACGGCGTCTTCGGCCCGGGCACCGGCTCGTTCTTCATGCTGGCCTTCGTGACACTCGCCGGCTTCGGCGTCCTCAAGGCGACGGCGCATACGAAGCTCCTGAACTTCGGCTCCAATGTCGGCGCCTTCGCCGTGTTCCTGCTCTACGGCGTCGTGCTGTGGAAGGTCGGCCTCGTCATGGGCGCCGGCCAGTTCCTCGGCGCGCAGGCGGGCTCGCGCGTGGCGATGAAGAGCGGCGCGAAGATCATCAAGCCGCTTCTCGTCGTCACCTCCATCGCGCTCGCCATCCGCCTGATGGCCGATCCGAGCCATCCGCTGCGGGTGTGGCTCGGCTGGTAG
- the cobO gene encoding cob(I)yrinic acid a,c-diamide adenosyltransferase produces the protein MTDNHDETAGMSEAELARHSEKMAKKKQAREKIMATKTDEKGLVIVHTGKGKGKSTAGFGMIFRHIAHGKPCAVVQFIKGAMVTGERDLIEAHFADLCQFFTLGEGFTWETQDRARDVAMAQKAWEKAKELIRDERNSMVLLDEINIALRYDYIDIREVVDFLKTEKPYMTHVVLTGRNAKEELIEIADLATEMELLKHPFRSGIKAQQGVEY, from the coding sequence ATGACAGACAACCACGACGAAACCGCCGGCATGAGCGAAGCCGAGCTTGCCCGCCATTCGGAGAAGATGGCGAAGAAGAAGCAGGCGCGTGAGAAGATCATGGCGACCAAGACGGACGAGAAGGGCCTCGTCATCGTCCATACCGGCAAGGGCAAGGGCAAGTCGACCGCCGGCTTCGGCATGATCTTCCGTCACATCGCCCACGGGAAGCCCTGCGCCGTCGTGCAGTTCATCAAGGGCGCGATGGTGACGGGCGAGCGCGACCTGATCGAGGCGCATTTTGCCGATCTCTGCCAGTTCTTCACGCTCGGCGAGGGCTTCACCTGGGAAACGCAGGACCGCGCCCGCGACGTGGCGATGGCGCAGAAGGCGTGGGAAAAGGCCAAGGAACTCATTCGCGACGAGCGCAATTCCATGGTGCTGCTCGACGAGATCAACATCGCGCTGCGCTACGATTATATCGATATCAGGGAGGTCGTCGACTTCCTGAAGACCGAGAAGCCCTACATGACCCATGTCGTGCTGACGGGCCGCAACGCCAAGGAAGAACTGATCGAGATCGCCGATCTTGCCACCGAGATGGAGCTCCTGAAGCACCCGTTCCGCTCGGGCATCAAGGCGCAGCAGGGCGTGGAGTACTGA
- a CDS encoding GFA family protein yields MNLAGRCLCRSLTFSVSGDIVSTGHCHCESCRRATSSPVTTFFCVAAGDVAFKGGTLRHYASSPGVRRGFCGNCGSPMSYESEKRPGIVDLYVASLDDAAGVEITQHGFWNERVSWLHCQDDLPKREG; encoded by the coding sequence ATGAACCTTGCCGGCCGCTGCCTTTGCCGTTCGCTGACGTTTTCCGTTTCCGGCGATATCGTCAGCACGGGCCATTGCCATTGCGAGAGTTGCCGGCGCGCCACGTCCTCGCCGGTCACGACCTTCTTTTGCGTGGCGGCGGGCGATGTCGCGTTCAAGGGCGGGACGCTGCGGCACTACGCATCCTCGCCCGGTGTGCGGCGCGGCTTCTGCGGCAATTGCGGCTCGCCGATGAGCTACGAGAGCGAGAAGCGGCCCGGCATCGTCGATCTCTACGTCGCCTCGCTGGACGATGCGGCGGGCGTCGAAATCACCCAGCACGGGTTTTGGAACGAGCGGGTTTCCTGGCTGCATTGCCAGGACGACCTGCCGAAACGGGAAGGCTGA
- the cobN gene encoding cobaltochelatase subunit CobN, translated as MHLLLAQKGTIADGKEAIDLGQTPGDILFLSAADTELATIAATHRARGGDTRLRLASLATLSHPMSVDTYVERTARHAKLIVIRALGGASYFRYVLEALLATAVANGVKLVALPGDDRPDDGLIPFNRIDDEDRQRLWAYLNEGGAENADRFLAYADAVVFGGEKPEPATPLDKAGIWWPGQGVIDIGTWRQVAGVSPPSGLPAISPTRGEIDGGTVSRNSGASTEANACRLPISPLVGEMAGRPEGGIPTAAVCFYRAYVQSGETRPVEMLIEALAAEGIRALPLFVSSLKEAASIEAVRAAFAEVRPDIVLNATSFAVSAPGAGRKPTVLDETGAPVLQVIFSGSSREAWEASGQGLTARDLGMNVSLPEVDGRALSRAVSFKAAARYDERVETNIVSLDPVEDRIRFVAKLAAGWARLRRARPAERHIALVMANYPNRDGRLGNGVGLDTPAGTMEVLRAMAAEGYAVADLPEDGDALIAHLMAGPTNAARDGREIRETLSLNHYKTFFSSLPKVVQEEMTGRWGEPEDDPFVTGDVFALPLARFGGTLVGIQPARGYNIDPKESYHSPDLVPPHGYLAFYAFLRQHYGAHAIVHMGKHGNLEWLPGKALALSETCYPEAVLGPVPHLYPFIVNDPGEGTQAKRRSAAVIVDHLTPPLTRAETYGPLKDLEALVDEYYDASGGDPRRIRLLSKQILDLVRDIGLDSDAGIARSDGEAAALQKLDAYLCDLKEMQIRDGLHVFGVSPEGRLLTDLTVALARVPRGLGEGGEASLQRAIAADAFAVAPRFDPLDCIASDPWTGPRTDILASQSDAPWRSNGDTVERIELLAARLVDGTLPCPDGWQATRAVLDTIDTTIRPAIAACGPAEISALMRGLDGRFVEPGPSGAPTRGRPDVLPTGRNFYSVDSRAVPTPAAWELGRRSAELIITRYAQDHGEWPTSFGITAWGTSNMRTGGDDIAQAMALIGVKPTWDMASRRVTGFEIIPPATLRHPRVDVTLRISGFFRDAFPEQIALFDRAVRAVGALEEDDADNPIAARMRAEAAALAAKGASDDEAARQAGFRIFGAQSGGYGAGLQTMMDEGLWSERGDLAEAWLAWGAHAYDGAGDGVPMRARLEARMKSLQAVIQNQDSREHDLLDSDEYYQFEGGMAAAAEHLSGQQPVVYHNDLSRPERPVVRTLEDEIGRVVRARVVNPKWIDGVMRHGYKGAFEIAATVDFMFAFAATTGAVKDHHFEAAYQAYVQDPRVRDFLAEKNPAALAEMAARFAEAIDRGLWTPRSNSARYELAMLGKRRAS; from the coding sequence ATGCACCTCCTGCTAGCCCAGAAAGGCACCATCGCTGACGGCAAGGAGGCCATCGACCTCGGCCAGACGCCGGGCGATATCCTCTTCCTCTCCGCCGCCGACACGGAACTCGCCACCATCGCCGCCACCCACCGTGCGCGGGGCGGCGATACGCGCCTTCGCCTCGCAAGCCTCGCCACGCTGTCGCATCCGATGTCGGTCGATACCTATGTCGAGCGCACGGCTCGGCATGCCAAACTCATCGTCATCCGCGCCCTCGGCGGAGCCAGCTATTTCCGCTACGTGCTGGAAGCTCTTCTGGCGACCGCCGTCGCCAATGGTGTCAAGCTCGTCGCGCTGCCGGGCGACGACCGGCCGGACGACGGCCTGATCCCCTTCAACCGCATCGACGACGAGGACCGCCAGCGGCTCTGGGCCTATCTCAACGAGGGCGGCGCGGAGAACGCGGATCGCTTCCTCGCCTATGCGGATGCCGTGGTCTTCGGCGGCGAAAAGCCGGAACCGGCGACGCCGCTGGACAAGGCCGGCATCTGGTGGCCGGGGCAGGGTGTTATCGATATCGGGACGTGGCGGCAGGTTGCCGGCGTTTCACCCCCCTCTGGCCTGCCGGCCATCTCCCCCACAAGGGGGGAGATCGATGGAGGAACGGTTTCCCGGAATTCAGGCGCTTCTACGGAAGCAAATGCGTGCCGCCTGCCAATCTCCCCCCTTGTGGGGGAGATGGCCGGCAGGCCAGAGGGGGGTATCCCAACCGCCGCCGTCTGCTTCTACCGCGCCTATGTCCAGAGCGGCGAGACGCGCCCCGTCGAGATGCTGATCGAGGCGCTGGCGGCCGAGGGCATCCGTGCTCTACCGCTTTTCGTCTCCAGCCTTAAGGAAGCCGCCTCCATCGAGGCGGTCCGCGCCGCCTTCGCTGAGGTCCGGCCGGACATCGTCCTCAATGCTACCAGCTTCGCTGTCTCCGCCCCCGGCGCGGGCCGCAAGCCTACGGTGCTCGACGAGACCGGCGCGCCGGTTCTCCAGGTCATTTTCTCCGGCTCCTCGCGCGAAGCCTGGGAGGCGTCGGGGCAGGGGCTGACGGCGCGCGATCTTGGCATGAACGTTTCCCTACCGGAGGTCGATGGCCGCGCGCTTTCCCGCGCCGTTTCCTTCAAGGCGGCGGCGCGCTATGACGAGCGGGTCGAGACCAATATTGTCAGCCTCGATCCGGTGGAGGATCGCATCCGTTTCGTGGCGAAACTCGCCGCCGGCTGGGCGCGGCTGCGGCGGGCAAGGCCGGCGGAGCGCCACATCGCCCTCGTCATGGCGAATTATCCGAACCGCGACGGCCGCCTCGGCAACGGCGTCGGCCTCGACACGCCGGCCGGCACAATGGAGGTGCTGCGCGCCATGGCGGCGGAAGGTTACGCGGTTGCCGACCTGCCCGAGGACGGCGATGCGCTGATCGCTCATCTCATGGCCGGCCCGACCAATGCGGCGCGCGACGGGCGAGAAATTCGCGAGACGCTTTCGCTGAATCACTACAAGACCTTCTTCTCTTCGCTTCCGAAAGTGGTTCAGGAGGAGATGACGGGCCGCTGGGGCGAGCCGGAGGACGATCCCTTCGTCACCGGCGATGTCTTCGCCCTGCCGCTTGCCCGTTTCGGCGGGACGCTGGTCGGCATCCAGCCGGCGCGGGGCTACAATATCGATCCGAAGGAAAGCTACCATTCGCCGGACCTCGTGCCGCCGCACGGTTATCTCGCTTTCTACGCCTTCCTGCGCCAGCACTACGGCGCGCATGCCATCGTGCACATGGGCAAGCACGGCAATCTCGAATGGCTGCCGGGCAAGGCGCTGGCGCTGTCGGAGACCTGCTATCCCGAAGCCGTGCTCGGCCCGGTGCCACATCTCTATCCCTTCATCGTCAACGATCCCGGCGAGGGCACGCAGGCCAAGCGCCGCTCCGCCGCCGTCATCGTCGACCACCTGACGCCGCCGCTGACGCGCGCCGAGACCTACGGCCCGCTCAAGGACCTCGAAGCGCTGGTCGACGAATATTACGACGCCTCCGGTGGCGATCCCCGGCGCATCAGGCTGCTCTCGAAGCAGATCCTCGATCTGGTGCGCGATATCGGTCTCGACAGTGATGCCGGCATCGCCAGGTCCGATGGCGAGGCGGCGGCGCTGCAGAAGCTCGACGCCTATCTCTGCGACCTCAAGGAAATGCAGATCCGCGATGGGCTGCATGTCTTCGGCGTCTCGCCGGAGGGGCGTTTGCTCACCGACCTGACGGTGGCGCTTGCCCGGGTGCCGCGTGGATTGGGTGAAGGGGGCGAGGCGAGCCTTCAGCGAGCGATCGCGGCGGATGCGTTTGCGGTGGCGCCCCGCTTCGATCCCCTCGACTGCATCGCCTCCGACCCGTGGACCGGGCCGCGCACCGACATCCTCGCCTCCCAGTCCGACGCCCCCTGGCGCAGCAATGGCGACACGGTGGAGCGTATCGAGCTTCTGGCGGCAAGGCTGGTGGACGGCACGCTGCCTTGCCCGGACGGCTGGCAGGCTACCCGCGCCGTCCTCGACACCATCGACACGACCATCCGCCCCGCCATCGCCGCCTGCGGCCCGGCGGAGATTTCGGCGCTGATGCGCGGCCTCGACGGGCGCTTCGTCGAACCCGGCCCCTCCGGCGCGCCGACGCGTGGGCGGCCTGACGTGCTGCCGACAGGGCGCAACTTCTATTCCGTCGACAGCCGCGCCGTGCCGACGCCCGCCGCCTGGGAGCTCGGTCGCAGATCCGCCGAGCTGATCATCACGCGCTATGCGCAGGACCACGGCGAATGGCCCACCTCCTTCGGCATCACCGCCTGGGGCACCTCCAACATGCGCACCGGCGGCGACGATATCGCCCAGGCGATGGCGTTGATCGGTGTCAAGCCGACCTGGGACATGGCCTCCCGCCGCGTCACCGGCTTCGAGATCATCCCGCCCGCCACACTCCGCCATCCGCGCGTCGACGTGACTTTGCGCATTTCCGGCTTCTTCCGCGATGCCTTCCCGGAGCAGATCGCGCTCTTCGACCGCGCCGTGCGCGCTGTCGGCGCGCTGGAAGAGGATGATGCGGACAATCCCATCGCCGCGCGCATGCGCGCCGAGGCGGCGGCGCTGGCGGCGAAGGGGGCTTCCGATGACGAGGCGGCGAGGCAGGCGGGTTTCCGCATCTTCGGCGCGCAATCCGGCGGCTACGGCGCGGGCCTCCAGACCATGATGGACGAGGGGCTGTGGAGCGAGCGCGGCGATCTTGCCGAGGCGTGGCTCGCCTGGGGCGCGCATGCCTATGACGGCGCAGGCGACGGCGTGCCGATGCGCGCGCGGCTGGAGGCGCGCATGAAGAGCCTTCAGGCGGTCATCCAGAACCAGGACAGCCGCGAGCACGACCTCCTCGACAGCGACGAATACTACCAGTTCGAGGGCGGCATGGCGGCGGCCGCCGAGCACCTTTCCGGCCAGCAGCCCGTCGTCTATCACAACGACCTGTCGCGCCCGGAAAGACCCGTCGTGCGCACGCTGGAGGACGAGATCGGCCGCGTCGTGCGCGCCCGCGTTGTCAATCCCAAGTGGATCGACGGCGTCATGCGCCATGGCTACAAGGGCGCCTTCGAGATCGCCGCGACGGTCGATTTCATGTTCGCCTTCGCGGCGACGACCGGCGCGGTGAAGGATCATCATTTCGAGGCCGCCTACCAGGCCTATGTGCAGGATCCGCGCGTGCGCGATTTCCTTGCGGAAAAGAACCCGGCGGCGCTCGCCGAGATGGCGGCGCGCTTTGCCGAGGCGATCGACCGTGGCCTCTGGACGCCGCGCTCCAACTCGGCGCGCTATGAGCTCGCCATGCTGGGAAAGAGGAGGGCGTCGTGA
- the cobW gene encoding cobalamin biosynthesis protein CobW: MLQQKIPATVITGFLGAGKTTMIRNLLQNAGGKRIALIINEFGDLGIDGDVLKGCGAEACTEDDIIELTNGCICCTVADDFIPTMAKLLERENRPDHIVIETSGLALPQPLVAAFNWPEIKTQVTVDGVITVVDSAAVAAGRFADDHDKVDALRVTDENLDHESPLEELFEDQLTAADLIVLNKTDLIDAAGLQAVRDEVASRIARKPSMIEARNGEVAAAVLLGLGVGTEDDIANRKSHHELEHENGEEHDHDEFDSFVVELGAVADPAAFIERLKGVIAEHDVLRLKGFADVLGKPLRLLVQAVGSRIDSYFERAWAPGEARGTRLVVIGLHDMDEQAVRAAIAAAA; the protein is encoded by the coding sequence ATGCTGCAACAGAAAATCCCCGCCACCGTCATCACCGGCTTCCTCGGCGCGGGCAAGACGACGATGATCCGCAACCTCCTGCAGAATGCCGGGGGAAAACGCATCGCGCTCATTATCAACGAATTCGGCGACCTCGGCATCGACGGTGATGTGCTGAAGGGCTGCGGCGCGGAGGCCTGCACCGAAGACGACATCATCGAGCTCACCAACGGCTGCATCTGCTGCACCGTCGCCGACGATTTCATCCCCACCATGGCGAAGCTGCTGGAGCGCGAGAACCGTCCGGACCACATCGTCATCGAGACCTCGGGCCTCGCCCTGCCGCAGCCGCTCGTCGCGGCCTTCAACTGGCCGGAGATCAAGACGCAGGTGACGGTGGACGGCGTGATCACGGTGGTCGACAGCGCCGCCGTCGCCGCCGGCCGCTTCGCCGACGATCACGACAAGGTGGATGCGCTGCGCGTCACGGACGAAAATCTCGACCATGAAAGCCCGCTGGAGGAACTCTTCGAGGACCAGCTCACCGCCGCCGACCTCATCGTCCTCAACAAGACGGACCTCATCGATGCCGCCGGCCTTCAGGCCGTGCGCGACGAAGTCGCCTCGCGCATCGCCCGCAAGCCCTCGATGATCGAGGCGCGGAACGGCGAGGTCGCCGCCGCCGTGCTGCTCGGCCTCGGCGTCGGCACGGAGGACGATATCGCCAACCGCAAGTCGCACCACGAGCTGGAGCACGAGAACGGCGAGGAGCACGACCACGACGAGTTCGACAGCTTCGTCGTCGAGCTCGGCGCCGTCGCCGATCCGGCCGCCTTCATCGAGCGCCTCAAGGGCGTGATCGCCGAGCATGACGTGCTGCGTCTCAAGGGTTTCGCGGACGTTCTCGGCAAGCCGCTGCGCCTGCTCGTCCAGGCCGTGGGCAGCCGCATCGACAGCTATTTCGAGCGCGCCTGGGCGCCCGGCGAGGCGCGCGGCACCCGCCTCGTCGTCATCGGCCTGCACGACATGGACGAGCAAGCCGTCCGCGCCGCCATCGCGGCGGCGGCGTGA
- the cobU gene encoding bifunctional adenosylcobinamide kinase/adenosylcobinamide-phosphate guanylyltransferase has protein sequence MTVPESGAVLVLGGARSGKSAFAERLVAGTGLERHYIATGRAFDDEMRQRIAKHREDRGGGWWTHEEPLALAARIAEVAREDRAVLVDCLTLWVTNLMLEERDIPAEFAGLLAAIAAVPGRLVLVSNEVGLGIVPENRMAREFRDHAGRLHQQVAALVPEVYFIAAGLPLKMKG, from the coding sequence ATGACGGTTCCTGAAAGCGGAGCCGTGCTCGTGCTTGGCGGAGCGCGTTCGGGAAAATCCGCATTCGCCGAAAGGCTGGTCGCCGGGACCGGCCTCGAACGCCATTACATCGCCACCGGCCGTGCCTTCGACGACGAGATGCGCCAGCGCATCGCGAAACACAGGGAAGACCGCGGCGGCGGTTGGTGGACGCATGAGGAGCCGCTGGCCCTTGCCGCGCGCATCGCCGAGGTGGCGCGGGAAGACCGCGCGGTGCTCGTCGATTGCCTGACGCTCTGGGTCACGAACCTGATGCTGGAGGAGCGCGACATTCCCGCCGAATTCGCCGGCCTTCTCGCCGCGATCGCTGCCGTACCCGGCCGGCTGGTCCTCGTGTCGAACGAGGTCGGTCTCGGCATCGTGCCGGAAAACCGCATGGCGCGCGAATTCCGCGACCATGCCGGGCGGCTGCACCAGCAGGTGGCCGCCCTCGTGCCTGAAGTCTATTTTATCGCGGCCGGACTGCCGCTGAAAATGAAGGGTTGA
- a CDS encoding peptidoglycan-binding domain-containing protein, with amino-acid sequence MGSGPLARSVLASLLGLSLAGLPAAGFAQSAQENTSAGKRWEEEFSFWQKASSGNDLAQYERYLKQYPTGTFASMARLRIAELQAAAKTKDAQAATDDAAAKAKAEDAAAAEKAKAEEEARKAEDARKADEARKAAEAGKAKADEAARKAAEAKKAADEAARLKAEAEAKKAEEEAAARKLAEEKAAAEKAKAEAAAAEKARTEEAARLKAEAEEKKAAARKLAEEKAAAAEKAKAEAAAAEKARAEEAARLKAQAEEKEAAARKLAEEQAAAAERLKAKAQAAADKAKAEEAARLKAEADRRKAEEAAAAEKARAEQEAAARRDAEAKRVEAEKAAAAEKARIEQEAAAARKLADEKAAELERLKAEAAKAAADAEAKAAEAARLAKEAEKRAEEAAAARKQAEGGAAAANAGKAEAAGGQDGDIAARKAEDAKREEETFQKAVLDGSEKAFRAYIAAYPNGRFLADARERLAALPKAKRPETGTATADTERKAVEQPVVDPREAYMDRSLRAQAQRWLSALGYNTYGADGVFGPRTRAAISAWQGASGYRTSGYLTRQQYRVLREAAQYAEARQTRQRRYQRQREYDVLEGPVDGYYDGPYYRDDGYYNRRGGVVIIPGY; translated from the coding sequence ATGGGTTCTGGACCTCTCGCACGTTCCGTTCTGGCCAGTCTGCTGGGGCTGTCGCTGGCCGGTCTTCCGGCCGCCGGCTTCGCCCAAAGCGCCCAGGAAAACACGAGCGCCGGAAAGCGCTGGGAGGAGGAGTTCTCCTTCTGGCAGAAGGCCTCGTCCGGCAACGACCTTGCGCAGTACGAGCGCTACCTGAAGCAATATCCGACCGGCACCTTCGCCTCCATGGCGCGGCTGCGCATCGCCGAATTGCAGGCCGCCGCGAAGACGAAGGACGCGCAGGCTGCGACCGACGACGCTGCCGCGAAGGCAAAGGCGGAGGACGCGGCCGCCGCCGAAAAGGCCAAGGCAGAGGAAGAAGCGCGCAAGGCCGAAGACGCCCGCAAGGCGGATGAGGCCAGGAAGGCTGCCGAAGCCGGGAAGGCGAAAGCGGACGAAGCGGCCCGCAAGGCGGCGGAAGCGAAGAAGGCCGCCGACGAGGCCGCGCGCCTGAAGGCGGAAGCCGAGGCGAAGAAGGCCGAGGAAGAGGCCGCCGCACGCAAGCTCGCCGAAGAAAAGGCCGCTGCCGAAAAGGCGAAAGCCGAAGCCGCCGCCGCGGAAAAGGCCCGCACCGAGGAGGCTGCCCGCCTGAAGGCCGAGGCTGAGGAGAAGAAGGCCGCCGCCCGCAAGCTCGCCGAAGAGAAGGCCGCCGCTGCCGAAAAGGCGAAGGCTGAAGCCGCTGCCGCGGAAAAGGCCCGCGCCGAGGAGGCTGCCCGCCTGAAGGCTCAAGCCGAGGAGAAGGAAGCCGCGGCCCGCAAGCTTGCCGAAGAGCAGGCGGCCGCGGCCGAGCGCCTGAAGGCGAAAGCGCAGGCTGCCGCCGACAAGGCGAAGGCGGAGGAAGCCGCGCGCCTCAAGGCCGAGGCGGACCGCAGGAAGGCCGAGGAGGCCGCTGCGGCCGAAAAGGCCCGCGCCGAGCAGGAAGCTGCCGCCCGCCGGGACGCCGAGGCGAAGCGCGTCGAAGCCGAAAAGGCCGCTGCCGCCGAGAAGGCGCGCATCGAGCAGGAGGCTGCCGCCGCCCGCAAGCTTGCCGATGAGAAGGCGGCCGAACTGGAGCGCCTGAAGGCCGAGGCCGCGAAAGCGGCGGCGGATGCTGAGGCCAAGGCCGCGGAAGCCGCCCGCCTTGCCAAGGAAGCCGAAAAGCGCGCGGAAGAGGCCGCGGCCGCCCGCAAGCAGGCCGAAGGCGGCGCTGCCGCGGCGAATGCCGGCAAGGCTGAAGCCGCCGGCGGCCAGGACGGCGATATCGCGGCCCGCAAGGCGGAGGACGCCAAGCGCGAGGAGGAGACGTTCCAGAAGGCGGTGCTCGACGGTTCCGAAAAGGCGTTCCGCGCCTATATCGCGGCCTATCCGAACGGCCGCTTCCTCGCGGACGCCCGCGAGCGCCTTGCCGCGCTCCCTAAGGCCAAGCGGCCGGAAACCGGCACGGCGACCGCGGACACCGAGCGCAAGGCCGTGGAGCAGCCCGTGGTCGATCCGCGCGAGGCCTATATGGACCGCTCGCTGCGCGCCCAGGCCCAGCGCTGGCTGAGCGCGCTCGGCTACAACACCTACGGTGCCGACGGTGTCTTCGGTCCGCGCACCCGCGCGGCGATCTCCGCCTGGCAAGGGGCATCGGGCTATCGCACCAGCGGCTATCTCACGCGCCAGCAGTACCGCGTGCTGCGCGAGGCCGCGCAATATGCCGAGGCGCGCCAGACCCGCCAGCGGCGCTACCAGCGGCAGCGCGAATACGACGTGCTGGAAGGTCCCGTCGACGGTTACTATGACGGGCCGTATTACCGCGACGACGGCTATTACAATCGCCGTGGCGGCGTGGTGATCATCCCCGGCTATTGA